CCTGAgtcccattgtcatgccattcatccgtcacctcatgtttcagcatgttaATGCAcaaccccatgtcgcaaggatctgtacacatttCCTAGAGGCTAAAAATGTCCTAGATTTTCCATGTCCTGTATACTCAGACATGTCACGCATTGAACTAGTTTGGGATGCTGTACAACAGCGAGTTCTAGTTCCCACCAATATTAAGTTCCTTGTGGGACATCGTTccacaatcaacagtctgatcaactctGTGAAGGAGATGTAGTGCTGCAAGAGGAAAAGGGTGGTCAAACCAGATATtaactggttctgatccacaccccaccccttttttaaaaaatgttatgCATCTCtgaattcccagtcatgtgaaatctatagattagggtcAATTAAtttaatttccttatatgaactgtaaataaGGCATTTATAATCTTGTTCAGTTTAtcaacatcaaatcaaagtttatttgtcacgtgcgccgaatacaacaggtgcagaccttagtgaaatgcttacaggcCATAACCAACACTGCAATTTATAAGTAAAAATAATAGGTATTAGGtgaatagataagtaaagaaataaaacagtaaatagacagtgaaaaataacagtagtgaggctatagaaAACACCAGTTTGTTGctctaattgaggtagtatgtacatgtagatatggttaaagtgactgtgcagatatgataaacagagtaacagcagcgtaagaggggtttgggggggggggcacaaacacaatgcagatagtccgggtagccatttgattacctgttcaggagtcttatggcttgggggtgaaagatttgagaagccttttggtccgagacttggtgctctggtaccgcttgccatgcggaggTAGAGAGAACTATGATCAGAATAGCAGCCTTACCTTGGTCTGTACATTTAGCTGGTTCCTCCTCTTGGGGACAACAGTGCTGTAtgtcacatcaccatcatcatcgaCATGAAATGGGTCCTGACAGTTGAtggtaaaaacaaagggggttgATGATAAAAACGTATCAGTCTACATGTATGAGATAACTTTGTACATTTACATAATCCACAATATAAAGCATGTATTTGTTTTAACAACATTGAGATATGACCTTTCTTACTCTCAAACAGCACTGTGTCAGTCAGGTCAAATAGGAAGAGCACAGTATCAGTCAGGTCAAATAGGAACAGCACAGTATCAGTCAGGTGAAATAGGAAGAGCACAGTATCAGTCAGGTCAaaaaatttttattttttttatttcacctttatttaaccaggtaggctagttgagaacaagttctcatttgcaactgcgacctggccaagataaaagcatagcagtgtgaacagacaacacagagttacacatggaataaacaattaacaagtcaataacacagtagaaaaaaaaatgggcagtctatatacaatgtgtgcaaaaggcatgaggaggtaggcgaataatacagttttgcagattaacactggagtgataaatgatcaggtcatgtacaggtagagatattggtgtgcaaaagagcagaaaaataaataaataaaaacagtataaaaaacagtatgggaatgaggtaggtgaaaatgggtgggctattttcctatagactatgtatagctgcagcgatcggttagctgctcggatagctgatgtttgaagttggtgagggagataaaagtctccaacttcagcgatttttgcaattcgttccagtcacaggcagcagagtactggaacgaaaggcggccaaatgatgtgttggctttagggatgatcagtgagatacacctgctggagcgcgtgctacggatgggtgttgccatcgtgaccagtgaactgagataaggcggagctttacctagcatgaacttgtagatgacctggagccagtgggtctggcgacgaatatgtagtgagggccagccgactagagcatacaagtcgcagtggtgggtggtataaggtgctttagtgacaaaacggatggcactgtgatagactgcatccagtttgctgagtagagtgttggaagccattttgtagatgacatcgccgaagtcgaggatcggtaggatagtcagtttaactagggtaagcttggcagcgtgagtgaaggaggatttgttgcggaatagaaagccgactcttgatttgattttcgattggagatgtttgatgtgggtctggaaggagagtttgcagtctagccagacacctaggtacttatagatgtccacatattcaaggtcggaaccatccagggtggtgatgctagtcgggcatgcgggtgcaggcagcgatcggttgaaaagcatgcatttggttttactcgcatttaagagcagttggaggccacggaaggagtgctgtatggcattgaagctcgtttggaggttagatagcacagtgtccaatgacgggccgaaagtatatagaatggtgtcgtctgcgtagaggtggatcagggaatcgcccgcagcaagagcaacatcattgatatacacaggaaTAGGAACAGCACAGTATCAGTCAGGTCAAATAGGAACAGCACAGTATCAGTCAGGTCAAATAGGAAGAGCAGGGTATCAGTCAGGTCAAATAGAAAGAGCAGGGTATCAGTCAGGTCAAATAGAAAGAGCACAGTATCAGTCAGGTCAAATAGAAAGAGCACGGTATCAGTCAGGTTAATTAGGAACAGCACAGTATCAGTCAGGTCAAATAGGAAGAGCACAGTATCAGTCAGGTCAAATAGGAAGAGCACAGTATCAGTCAGGTCAAATAGGAAGAGCAGGGTATCAGTCAGGTCAAATAGGAAGAGCAGGGTATCAGTCAGGTCAAATAGGAAGAGCAGGGTATCAGTCAGGTCAAATAGGAAGAGCACAGTATCAGTCAGGTCAAATAGGAACAGCACAGTATCAGTCAGGTCAAATAGGAAGAGCAGGGTATCAGTCAGGTCAAATAGGAAGAGCACGGTATCAGTCAGGTCAAATAGAAAGAGCACAGTATCAGTCAGGTCAAATAGGAAGAGCAGGGTATCAGTCAGGTCAAATAGGAACAGCACAGTATCAGTCAGGTCAAATAGGAAGAGCAGGGTATCAGTCAGGTCAAATAGGAACAGCAGGGTATCAGTCAGGTCAAATAGGAACAGCACAGTATCAGTCAGGTCAAATAGGAACAGCACAGTATCAGTCAGGTCAAATAGGAACAGCACAGTATCAGTCAGGTCAAATAGGAAGAGCAGGGTATCAGTCAGGTCAAATAGGAACAGCACAGTATCAGTCAGGTCAAATAGGAACAGCACAGTATCAGTCAGGTCAAATAGGAACAGCACAGTATCAGTCAGGTCAAATAGGAAGAGCAGGGTATCAGTCAGGTCAAATAGGAACAGCACAGTATCAGTCAGGTCAAATAGGAACAGCACAGTATCAGTCAGGTCAAATAGGAACAGCACAGTATCAGTCAGGTCAAATAGGAAGAGCACGGTATCAGTTAGGTCAAATAGGAACAGCACAGTATCAGTCAGGTCAAATAGGAAGAGCAGGGTATCAGTCAGGTCAAATAGGAACAGCACAGTATCAGTCAGGTCAAATAGGAACAGCACAGTATCAGTCAGGTCAAATAGGAAGAGCACAGTATCAGTCAGGTCAAATAGGAACAGCACGGTATCAGTCAGGTTAAATAGGAAGAGCACGGTATCAGTCAGGTCAAATAGGAACAGCACAGTATCAGTCAGGTCAAATAGGAACAGCACAGTGAAGCAACTTAGGCCTACTGTGTCTGCAAAGCCAAACAGGAAATCACAACACCTTAACTGCTCGCTAACTGCTGCTCGCTACAGATCAGAATATTAGCTCAACACTGCAATCTACTTTGAAAAACTCAAATCACACCGTCTCTACAGTTCTTGATATTTTTGACTGTAAATATAGAGTTAACGGTTATAGATTGTACAGTTAAAATGGACATGAAGCTATAGCTGAAGAGCTCATTTGTGATTTAAGTCCATCTGATGTTCATGTCCTGTCCATGGCCATGTCCTGCATTTTTCACAGACAGTGGGTTACCCACAAGGCCTTGAGACAGATGTGAGGAACATGAGTGTAGCCTACCACTGAGGTGTTTGTTGTCTGGTCCAAGGCCTTATTGTCCTCTGGAATAAAGAAAGATGCCGTATTAGAGACCTGAGATACACTAGAACAATACTGAATAAATTCACCATAGAAGAGTTATACGTTTTAGTCTCATATGTCAAGATTCATTGTTTATAACATAGGCTAACAGTTGTCGTCAAGGAAAAGATTTGTCTCCTGAAATCTCCAGAATCAAACATTACTTTTTCATTACAGTTATTATAGAATGAATACTTACTATACTTTCTCCACATCTTCCATGTGACTAGAacaccagatatcaccaccaccaacatGCCCAGAGGAATCAGTAGGACATTTAGATCTATGGAACTGATAGTGATACTGTGTTTATTGTACAGTCCATAAAACAGAGATTGTTTTATAATATATATTTCTCCTGCTATGACAAAATGGAAACATTTGTTCAGCTCTTCACACCTTTTATGTGTGAAACTTGGCCATACAAGAATAGAAGGCTGCTACTTCTACAAACCAGAGGTGGGAGGAAGTGGTATATGCCTATAACAGTCTTGGCCTTGTGCCCTAAAATCTAGTATGAAAAACAGAACATGTTAACTTACTGCATATTTCTATTGTCATCCATTTGGAAGAGTAAGTGTGAAATACAGCTGTCTGAGTGATAATTACCTCATGGTGTCCTTCTCCTTGCCCCCCTCAGGTCCTTGGACTGTGTTGTCAGTCTGAACAGGCTCAGCagttggagagaaagaggattGTTCAGTGGTTGGAGCTTGGGTTGCTGTGAGGTGAAAACAACAATGTCATTATGACTGGTGTACCAGAGAGACACAGGGTAGACTGAACTGTAACAAGACAGTGGCTAAGCTATGACCTTGTCCAGCTTATTTAATTTACCCCAATATGTGGATTTTAACTTAGCACCAATAAGTACATCGAAAAGTTTTCAATCAGGTTGCAATCCAATTTGTTTCAGATGAcaagccaggatacaccaggttAATACTTAATTCTACAGTATCTGATTGTTCTCTACTCACTGGTCATAGTGGTGGTACTTTGTGTGGTGGTTTGTTGTCTGACAGTGATGTGAACAGGCATTATAAGGTCTCCCACTCCACACCTGTACCAGCCAGTGTTCTCCATCTTCAGTCCACCCTTAGTCACCATTAAGACATTTCTTCTGGTGGCATCAGTGGTCTGCTGTAGAGTCACTGATGTTCCGTTTATTGTCCCAGAATCCACCCCCACACAGGACCCATTGCCACCAATCCTGCACCACCCCTTCCTATTTCCAGTGTTACTATAGTAACAATTTACAATGACACTCCCTCCTTCAACTCCAGTCACCTCCTGTTGGTCCACATAGAGTTCTGGAGTACCTGAACACAGAGGTACAGACACCAAAGAAGGTCCTGAGTGATCAAGTGTTTTTTGTAACAACTGACCACAAATATCATAATGATGATAtgatggatagagaacagaaagTAGACTTATGCCAACAGTCCTCATTTCAACTTGAACAATAATAGTGATACCAGTAAATGAAACCAGAACACCAATCATATGGAAGAGTTGCAGGGATCTTACCTGGTATGACAGATAGGTGGAACCATTCTGCCCTGACATCTGGTCCACCATTGACCCCCACAGCACAATAGTAACGTCCAGAGTCCTCTGGCTCCAGATCAGTCATGGTCACGGTCATGGTTAGCTGGTTGATGTCATCAAAGACTGAGGCCTTAGCTGTGCCCTTAGGAGGTTTAGCGTGTACAACATGGGAGCAACTATCAAAATGATctcctttacataagtatttaaaAAGTTTGATATAATAATGATCATAGGGACATGGGATGGTGATGGAGTCTCCTGTCTTCACAGACACACGATAAGCACCTGAAGACGCAACAGAAAACACAGATTAGAATTCAGAATCTCACAGCAGAAAAATTTAATTCCATCTGGACTCTAACACACATAATACAGGAAGTGTTATTGATAAGACAAGCTACTGCTCCTGTCTTCAGAGTTTCAGCATGTGTCCAGTCTCAGTCCCTTACCTCAACTTCAGCACTTCATAGAAACATGCTACcctttcattaaaaaaaatattgttggCACatccagcccccccccctcctcagagGGCAGAAacaacagttgaagtcagaagtttacatacacctgagccgaatacatttaaactcggtttcacaattcttgacatttaattctagtaaaaattccctgtcttaggtcatttaggatcaccactttattttaagaatgtgaaatgtcagaatagtagcagagagaatgatttatttaagcttttatttatttcatcacattccccgtgggtcagaagtttacatacactcaattaatatttggtagcttgcctttaaattgtttaacttgggtcaaatgttttgggtagccttccacaagtttcccacaataagttggatgaattctggcccattcctcctgacagagccggTGTAACTCTGGCTTTtatatggaggttttggagcagtggcttcttccttgttgagcggcctttcaggttatgtcgatataggacttgttttactgtggatatagcttttgtacctgtttcctccagcatcttcacagggtcctttgctgttgttcagggattaatttgcacttttcgcaccaaagtacgttcatctctaggagacagaacatgtctccttcctgagcggtatgatggctgcatggtcccatggtgtttatacttgcatactattgtttgtacagatgaacgtggtaccttaaggcatttggaaattgttcccaaggatgaaccacactTGTGGAGGCCTTCaattttatttctgaggtcttgactgat
The sequence above is drawn from the Oncorhynchus gorbuscha isolate QuinsamMale2020 ecotype Even-year linkage group LG11, OgorEven_v1.0, whole genome shotgun sequence genome and encodes:
- the LOC124047963 gene encoding polymeric immunoglobulin receptor-like; translated protein: MVSHLSLSILLLIFSRLSGAYRVSVKTGDSITIPCPYDHYYIKLFKYLCKGDHFDSCSHVVHAKPPKGTAKASVFDDINQLTMTVTMTDLEPEDSGRYYCAVGVNGGPDVRAEWFHLSVIPGTPELYVDQQEVTGVEGGSVIVNCYYSNTGNRKGWCRIGGNGSCVGVDSGTINGTSVTLQQTTDATRRNVLMVTKGGLKMENTGWYRCGVGDLIMPVHITVRQQTTTQSTTTMTTTQAPTTEQSSFSPTAEPVQTDNTVQGPEGGKEKDTMSSIDLNVLLIPLGMLVVVISGVLVTWKMWRKYKDNKALDQTTNTSVDPFHVDDDGDVTYSTVVPKRRNQLNVQTKGQPYDVVYSSLVLHPTEGRNTAVTD